One window from the genome of Solea solea chromosome 13, fSolSol10.1, whole genome shotgun sequence encodes:
- the zgc:158766 gene encoding pleckstrin homology domain-containing family G member 4B isoform X3, giving the protein MLSLGKMHSRAKSQSCDNYLSIKDAESLDNCIQNTLSALYRPFTVTAATVLWQLFSVVERQYRGDGLRCLIDFLLPAKRILQIIQQETCVKFRGLLFYHEGWPLCIHEKVVLQLAPLHKVRLKQGDFYLQIVPLGRKTAKLVIKCLSSSGQAIAEIPIAESMYGSVFTAEFLQNVTRDRNLHPLQNCLLTTGTSVYRTPWKNVVNPLFVSSTSEAIMQARCSRGGFRGHLSTCSTSGSTGTLDSHRSSRESLHSQGADSIFSEPTSPNTDHRDPSGESHSNSTTDPTAPLIKIERATEECGTGQGDEDNDCKERGPGSKMLSFSTDLSNPSPRRRLPRDSVAFESKRLFRKSYMEALQNPMSLGSSSESILEESPEHSAGLSERTVAAVSGSDTRTSSREHLSRRLGGRGWLSSDDFRPSTPLLYLQRGLRSAERRSKSLERANKAGHVKGHRERSSSGGSANTSPKKLINGYALRFGKLDVEAAFPGSERRSSKEEPGHPQVWSAGEESHSPKAANGNAVRLASISSSSCDISPAFPKLVSEVNQELLTSGAVILPGNRDRSGRAVLQVCTRSQVWPGESCTVSDLTCLLGYYYSTLRKERQDQGLAVVIDSRRQQPVPALLSSLAELQALVPNALYSVLFLGDKEAAVKPERDIDVQTETLSSLKALLKHIDQTQLTRDLEGTFHYDHNHWIHFRQKIEPFASSCSGAIASLQESISTLSKRGNMKTSKEVSEAMDQQRHLMKRVLDDNRLNRLRLEGGTVLARIRKEEACENEIYRDTIDGLNALYNQVDEEVHELVILSNKSQKQLESLLEVRKFEEQTQQIKLWFSVEGEKQLAPIDSLNLSVTKIKEMRESLENFLEESVRQQRHGLRLVKESPESLPGSALFEFKQHLGSILSRVEQRKAHLDILSNLYEFYDSANQWMEHCEDYFHHLNLDSSGVSPSVVQVLQDYCSEASKFSMDNFSTLNDMVLSLESPQQLEQWNTVWHQCQQTKQQLEETLAQAMTPALTSTAVEMMASLKTAESQIGTAEQHNGDSCVVLPGPMTPLSFEDNRPHSAGPFSKSPSSSISSSTHFTFPPDSDSKLRRSPSMFDDTDSDCTIDSTISCHSEPVYSGASRLRKQPMKKIMKKTMSYELTPRDTGHSDVSHIHGYTGVYIKGLEVANNVSAEKKLQRPDVMSPALGRSRSMSTPSRVHNRRSDGDGKKQSSKVQHIMDEMISTEREYVRSLSYIIEHYFPEMERLDLPQDLRGKRSIIFGNVEKLWDFHTQYILKELESCAHSPLSISSCFLRHEDQFGMYALYSKNKPQSDALLSSHGNEFFKNKQMELGDKMDLASYLLKPIQRMSKYALLLKDLIKECSQSQEQELKDLRTAEELVKFQLRHGNDLLAMDAIRGCDVNLKEQGQLRCQDEFIVWCGRRKYLRHVFLFEDLILFSKTKKIEGGYDFYIYKQSFKTAEIGMTENVGDSGLRFEIWFRRRKSQDTFILQASSAEVKAVWTAIIGKILWRQALRNRELRMQEMVSMGIGSKPFMDIKPSDAAISDRSIDYIMKGVQDESLHRRVLI; this is encoded by the exons ATGCTGTCGCTGGGCAAAATGCACTCCCGAGCAAAGTCGCAGAGTTGTGACAACTACCTGAGTATTAAG GACGCGGAGTCTTTGGACAACTGCATCCAGAACACCTTGTCGGCTCTGTACCGCCCCTTCACTGTCACCGCTGCCACAGTCCTCTGGCAGCTCTTCAGTGTGGTGGAGAGACAGTACCGTGGAGACGGCCTCCGCTGCCTCATTGACTTCTTGCTTCCTGCCAAGAGGATTCTGCAGATCATCCAACAAGAAACCTGC GTGAAGTTCAGAGGCTTGCTGTTCTATCACGAGGGGTGGCCCCTCTGCATCCACGAGAAAGTAGTCCTGCAGCTTGCCCCTCTGCACAAAGTCCGTCTAAAGCAAGGGGACTTCTACCTACAGATAGTTCCTTTAGGACGCAAGACTGCCAAGCTCGTGATAAAATGTTTGTCATCCAGTGGGCAGGCCATTGCGGAAATCCCTATCGCAGAGAGCATGTACGGCAGCGTCTTCACAGCTGAGTTCCTGCAGAATGTAACGCGCGACCGAAACCTGCACCCGCTACAGAATTGTCTGCTCACCACTGGTACCTCTGTGTACAGGACGCCGTGGAAGAACGTGGTCAACCCTctgtttgtcagcagcacgtcaGAAGCCATCATGCAGGCCCGCTGCAGCAGAGGCGGCTTCCGTGGCCACCTcagcacctgcagcacaagCGGGTCCACGGGGACGCTGGACAGCCACCGCAGCTCCAGAGAGTCCCTGCACTCTCAGGGAGCGGACTCCATCTTCTCTGAGCCCACTTCACCAAACACGGACCACAGGGACCCGAGCGGAGAGAGCCACAGCAACAGCACAACGGACCCTACTGCACCCCTCATTAAGATTGAAAGAGCCACTGAAGAGTGTGGGACAGGACAGGGGGATGAGGACAATGACTGTAAAGAAAGAGGGCCAGGGTCCAAGATGCTCTCTTTCAGTACAGATCTCAGTAACCCAAGCCCTCGGCGTCGCCTCCCGAGGGACTCTGTTGCCTTTGAGAGCAAGAGACTTTTTAGAAAATCGTACATGGAGGCCTTGCAGAACCCCATGAGCCTTGGGTCCAGCTCTGAGTCCATCTTGGAGGAAAGCCCTGAGCACAGTGCCGGCCTAAGCGAAAGAACAGTAGCGGCCGTCAGCGGCTCTGACACCCGAACCTCCTCCAGAGAACACTTGTCGAGAAGGCTGGGCGGCCGTGGATGGCTCAGTAGTGATGACTTCAGGCCCAGCACACCTTTGCTTTACTTACAGAGGGGGTTACGGAGTGCAGAGCGACGCTCAAAGTCACTGGAGAGGGCTAACAAGGCAGGCCATGTCAAAGGGCACCGCGAACGATCCTCCTCCGGAGGCTCGGCAAACACGTCGCCCAAAAAACTGATCAACGGCTATGCTCTTCGCTTTGGGAAGCTGGATGTGGAAGCAGCTTTCCCTGGTTCTGAGAGAAGAAGCAGCAAAGAGGAGCCAG GGCATCCTCAGGTCTGGTCTGCTGGAGAAGAGTCACATAGTCCGAAAGCTGCCAATGGGAACGCTGTCAGGCTGGCTTCAATATCGAGTTCCTCATGTGACATAAGCCCAGCCTTTCCCAAACTGGTGTCAGAGGTCAATCAAGAGCTGCTCACATCGGGTGCTGTGATATTGCCAG GAAACAGAGACCGCAGTGGGAGGGCAGTACTGCAGGTGTGCACCAGATCTCAGGTGTGGCCAGGTGAGAGTTGCACGGTCAGTGACCTCACCTGCTTACTGGGCTACTACTACTCCACACTGCG GAAAGAACGACAGGATCAAGGTCTGGCTGTTGTAATAGACAGCAGGAGGCAGCAGCCTGTTCCAGCTCTGTTGTCATCTCTGGCTGAACTGCAG GCTTTAGTACCAAATGCACTTTACTCAGTTCTCTTCCTGGGGGACAAAGAGGCTGCAGTGAAGCCTGAGCGAGACATCGACGTGCAG ACTGAGACGCTGTCATCTCTGAAGGCCCTGCTGAAACACATCGACCAAACCCAGCTCACACGGGATTTGGAGGGAACGTTCCACTACGACCACAACCACTGGATCCACTTCAGACAG aaAATCGAACCGTTTGCCAGCAGTTGCAGTGGGGCCATCGCCTCCCTTCAGGAGTCCATCAGCACACTGAGCAAACGTGGCAACATGAAGACGTCAAAG GAGGTGTCTGAGGCGATGGACCAGCAGAGGCATCTTATGAAGCGCGTGCTGGATGACAACCGTCTAAACAGACTGCGCCTAGAGGGAGGAACTGTGTTAGCCCGCATCAGGAAGGAAGAGGCCTGTGAGAATGAAATCTACAG GGACACTATAGACGGATTAAATGCGCTGTACAACCAAGTAGATGAAGAGGTTCACGAGCTTGTGATCCTCTCCAACAAGTCTCAGAAACAGTTGGAGAGCCTGCTGGAGGTGCGCAAGTTTGAGGAGCAAACACAACAG ATCAAACTGTGGTTCAGCGTAGAGGGGGAGAAGCAACTCGCACCTATTGACTCTCTAAATCTGTCTGTGACCAAAATCAAGGAGATGAGAGAGAGCTTGGAAAACTTTCTGGAGGAATCTGTG CGCCAACAGAGACATGGCCTGCGGCTTGTGAAAGAGTCTCCAGAGTCTCTTCCAGGCTCTGCTCTCTTTGAGTTTAAGCAGCATCTGGGCTCCATTTTAAGCAGAGTCGAGCAGAGGAAGGCCCACCTTGACATCCTGAGCAACCTTTATGAATTCTATGACTCA GCAAACCAGTGGATGGAACATtgtgaggattattttcatcaccTCAACTTGGACAGCTCAGGTGTTTCGCCGTCTGTGGTGCAGGTGCTGCAGGATTACTGCAGCGAGGCGTCCAAGTTCTCCATGGACAACTTCAGCACCCTCAATGACATGGTGCTGTCACTGGAGAGTCCTCAGCAGCTGGAGCAGTGGAACACAGTGTGGCACCAGTGTCAGCAAACCAAACAGCAACTAGAGGAGACTTTGGCCCAAGCCATGACACCAGCACTGACCTCCACAGCTGTAGAGATGATGGCTTCCTTAAAAACTGCCGAGAGTCAGATCGGCACAGCAGAACAACATAACGGTGATAGTTGTGTGGTTTTACCGGGGCCGATGACGCCCTTGTCTTTTGAGGATAACAGGCCTCATTCTGCTGGGCCTTTCTCCAAAAGCCCCTCCAGTTCAATCTCCTCCTCCACGCACTTCACGTTCCCTCCAGACTCTGACAGCAAACTGAGGCGGAGCCCGTCCATGTTCGACGACACGGACAGCGACTGCACCATCGACTCGACCATATCCTGTCACTCGGAGCCCGTCTACTCCGGAGCCTCCCGCCTCCGCAAGCAGCCGATGAAGAAGATCATGAAGAAGACCATGAGCTACGAGCTGACGCCGCGGGACACCGGGCACTCGGATGTCAGCCACATTCACGGATATACGGGCGTCTACATCAAGGGTTTGGAGGTGGCGAACAatgtgtctgcagagaagaagctGCAGAGGCCGGATGTGATGAGCCCAGCGTTAGGACGGAGCCGCAGCATGTCCACACCGTCCAGGGTTCATAACAGACGCAGCGACGGAGACGGAAAGAAACAGAGCAG TAAAGTGCAGCACATCATGGATGAGATGATCTCCACAGAGAGGGAGTATGTGCGCTCACTCAGCTACATCATCGAGCACTACTTCCCTGAGATGGAGCGTCTGGATCTGCCCCAGGACCTGCGGGGGAAGCGCAGCATCATTTTCGGGAACGTGGAGAAACTGTGGGACTTCCACACTCAGTATATCCTGAAAGAGCTGGAGTCGTGCGCTCACTCCCCGCTGTCCATCAGTAGCTGTTTTCTCAGACAC GAGGATCAGTTTGGAATGTATGCTCTGTACAGCAAGAATAAGCCCCAGTCTGACGCTCTGCTCAGCAGCCATGGGAATGAATTCTTTAAG AATAAGCAGATGGAGCTGGGGGACAAGATGGACCTGGCGTCCTACTTGCTGAAGCCCATCCAGAGGATGAGTAAATACGCCCTGTTGCTGAAAGACCTGATAAAAGAGTGCAGCCAGTCTCAGGAGCAGGAGTTGAAGGACCTGCGCACTGCAGAGGAGTTAGTCAAGTTCCAGCTTCGCCACGGCAACGACCTGCTGGCTATGGATGCCATTCGGGGCTGTGAT GTGAACCTAAAAGAGCAGGGTCAACTCCGCTGCCAGGATGAGTTCATAGTCTGGTGTGGACGGAGGAAATACCTCCGCCACGTCTTCTTGTTTGAAGACCTCATCCTTTTCAGCAAGACCAAGAAGATCGAGGGAGGATATGACTTTTACATCTACAAACAGTCCTTCAAA ACAGCAGAGATAGGCATGACTGAAAATGTTGGCGACAGCGGCCTGCGCTTTGAGATCTGGTTCCGTCGGAGGAAGTCACAGGACACGTTCATACTTCAAGCCAGCTCGGCAGAGGTCAAGGCTGTGTGGACCGCCATCATTGGAAAGATCCTCTGGAGGCAGGCACTCAGAAACAGAG AGTTGCGCATGCAGGAAATGGTTTCTATGGGGATTGGAAGCAAACCTTTCATGGACATCAAGCCAAGTGATGCAGCTATCAGTGACAGATCCATTGACTATATAATGAAAGG aGTCCAGGACGAGAGCCTCCATCGCCGTGTCCTCATTTGA
- the zgc:158766 gene encoding pleckstrin homology domain-containing family G member 4B isoform X1 — translation MLSLGKMHSRAKSQSCDNYLSIKDAESLDNCIQNTLSALYRPFTVTAATVLWQLFSVVERQYRGDGLRCLIDFLLPAKRILQIIQQETCVKFRGLLFYHEGWPLCIHEKVVLQLAPLHKVRLKQGDFYLQIVPLGRKTAKLVIKCLSSSGQAIAEIPIAESMYGSVFTAEFLQNVTRDRNLHPLQNCLLTTGTSVYRTPWKNVVNPLFVSSTSEAIMQARCSRGGFRGHLSTCSTSGSTGTLDSHRSSRESLHSQGADSIFSEPTSPNTDHRDPSGESHSNSTTDPTAPLIKIERATEECGTGQGDEDNDCKERGPGSKMLSFSTDLSNPSPRRRLPRDSVAFESKRLFRKSYMEALQNPMSLGSSSESILEESPEHSAGLSERTVAAVSGSDTRTSSREHLSRRLGGRGWLSSDDFRPSTPLLYLQRGLRSAERRSKSLERANKAGHVKGHRERSSSGGSANTSPKKLINGYALRFGKLDVEAAFPGSERRSSKEEPGHPQVWSAGEESHSPKAANGNAVRLASISSSSCDISPAFPKLVSEVNQELLTSGAVILPGNRDRSGRAVLQVCTRSQVWPGESCTVSDLTCLLGYYYSTLRKERQDQGLAVVIDSRRQQPVPALLSSLAELQALVPNALYSVLFLGDKEAAVKPERDIDVQTETLSSLKALLKHIDQTQLTRDLEGTFHYDHNHWIHFRQKIEPFASSCSGAIASLQESISTLSKRGNMKTSKEVSEAMDQQRHLMKRVLDDNRLNRLRLEGGTVLARIRKEEACENEIYRDTIDGLNALYNQVDEEVHELVILSNKSQKQLESLLEVRKFEEQTQQIKLWFSVEGEKQLAPIDSLNLSVTKIKEMRESLENFLEESVRQQRHGLRLVKESPESLPGSALFEFKQHLGSILSRVEQRKAHLDILSNLYEFYDSANQWMEHCEDYFHHLNLDSSGVSPSVVQVLQDYCSEASKFSMDNFSTLNDMVLSLESPQQLEQWNTVWHQCQQTKQQLEETLAQAMTPALTSTAVEMMASLKTAESQIGTAEQHNGDSCVVLPGPMTPLSFEDNRPHSAGPFSKSPSSSISSSTHFTFPPDSDSKLRRSPSMFDDTDSDCTIDSTISCHSEPVYSGASRLRKQPMKKIMKKTMSYELTPRDTGHSDVSHIHGYTGVYIKGLEVANNVSAEKKLQRPDVMSPALGRSRSMSTPSRVHNRRSDGDGKKQSSKVQHIMDEMISTEREYVRSLSYIIEHYFPEMERLDLPQDLRGKRSIIFGNVEKLWDFHTQYILKELESCAHSPLSISSCFLRHEDQFGMYALYSKNKPQSDALLSSHGNEFFKNKQMELGDKMDLASYLLKPIQRMSKYALLLKDLIKECSQSQEQELKDLRTAEELVKFQLRHGNDLLAMDAIRGCDVNLKEQGQLRCQDEFIVWCGRRKYLRHVFLFEDLILFSKTKKIEGGYDFYIYKQSFKTAEIGMTENVGDSGLRFEIWFRRRKSQDTFILQASSAEVKAVWTAIIGKILWRQALRNRELRMQEMVSMGIGSKPFMDIKPSDAAISDRSIDYIMKGSESRTRASIAVSSFEHCSSFKRPHSTISNSSTSSSSSQSSSSLLGSLNLHLCSAPSHPHTHPYSGVPSFAQWPYDCIEEDELEQDTGSQPSMIIESSETSSRCTSSESVAGLSTLPIPVHPNMVMDSYNNNEPSSFLCSSTPPSSRTSPSIFQKDEDLQPQGTKFITARKISHVAVGLSTVV, via the exons ATGCTGTCGCTGGGCAAAATGCACTCCCGAGCAAAGTCGCAGAGTTGTGACAACTACCTGAGTATTAAG GACGCGGAGTCTTTGGACAACTGCATCCAGAACACCTTGTCGGCTCTGTACCGCCCCTTCACTGTCACCGCTGCCACAGTCCTCTGGCAGCTCTTCAGTGTGGTGGAGAGACAGTACCGTGGAGACGGCCTCCGCTGCCTCATTGACTTCTTGCTTCCTGCCAAGAGGATTCTGCAGATCATCCAACAAGAAACCTGC GTGAAGTTCAGAGGCTTGCTGTTCTATCACGAGGGGTGGCCCCTCTGCATCCACGAGAAAGTAGTCCTGCAGCTTGCCCCTCTGCACAAAGTCCGTCTAAAGCAAGGGGACTTCTACCTACAGATAGTTCCTTTAGGACGCAAGACTGCCAAGCTCGTGATAAAATGTTTGTCATCCAGTGGGCAGGCCATTGCGGAAATCCCTATCGCAGAGAGCATGTACGGCAGCGTCTTCACAGCTGAGTTCCTGCAGAATGTAACGCGCGACCGAAACCTGCACCCGCTACAGAATTGTCTGCTCACCACTGGTACCTCTGTGTACAGGACGCCGTGGAAGAACGTGGTCAACCCTctgtttgtcagcagcacgtcaGAAGCCATCATGCAGGCCCGCTGCAGCAGAGGCGGCTTCCGTGGCCACCTcagcacctgcagcacaagCGGGTCCACGGGGACGCTGGACAGCCACCGCAGCTCCAGAGAGTCCCTGCACTCTCAGGGAGCGGACTCCATCTTCTCTGAGCCCACTTCACCAAACACGGACCACAGGGACCCGAGCGGAGAGAGCCACAGCAACAGCACAACGGACCCTACTGCACCCCTCATTAAGATTGAAAGAGCCACTGAAGAGTGTGGGACAGGACAGGGGGATGAGGACAATGACTGTAAAGAAAGAGGGCCAGGGTCCAAGATGCTCTCTTTCAGTACAGATCTCAGTAACCCAAGCCCTCGGCGTCGCCTCCCGAGGGACTCTGTTGCCTTTGAGAGCAAGAGACTTTTTAGAAAATCGTACATGGAGGCCTTGCAGAACCCCATGAGCCTTGGGTCCAGCTCTGAGTCCATCTTGGAGGAAAGCCCTGAGCACAGTGCCGGCCTAAGCGAAAGAACAGTAGCGGCCGTCAGCGGCTCTGACACCCGAACCTCCTCCAGAGAACACTTGTCGAGAAGGCTGGGCGGCCGTGGATGGCTCAGTAGTGATGACTTCAGGCCCAGCACACCTTTGCTTTACTTACAGAGGGGGTTACGGAGTGCAGAGCGACGCTCAAAGTCACTGGAGAGGGCTAACAAGGCAGGCCATGTCAAAGGGCACCGCGAACGATCCTCCTCCGGAGGCTCGGCAAACACGTCGCCCAAAAAACTGATCAACGGCTATGCTCTTCGCTTTGGGAAGCTGGATGTGGAAGCAGCTTTCCCTGGTTCTGAGAGAAGAAGCAGCAAAGAGGAGCCAG GGCATCCTCAGGTCTGGTCTGCTGGAGAAGAGTCACATAGTCCGAAAGCTGCCAATGGGAACGCTGTCAGGCTGGCTTCAATATCGAGTTCCTCATGTGACATAAGCCCAGCCTTTCCCAAACTGGTGTCAGAGGTCAATCAAGAGCTGCTCACATCGGGTGCTGTGATATTGCCAG GAAACAGAGACCGCAGTGGGAGGGCAGTACTGCAGGTGTGCACCAGATCTCAGGTGTGGCCAGGTGAGAGTTGCACGGTCAGTGACCTCACCTGCTTACTGGGCTACTACTACTCCACACTGCG GAAAGAACGACAGGATCAAGGTCTGGCTGTTGTAATAGACAGCAGGAGGCAGCAGCCTGTTCCAGCTCTGTTGTCATCTCTGGCTGAACTGCAG GCTTTAGTACCAAATGCACTTTACTCAGTTCTCTTCCTGGGGGACAAAGAGGCTGCAGTGAAGCCTGAGCGAGACATCGACGTGCAG ACTGAGACGCTGTCATCTCTGAAGGCCCTGCTGAAACACATCGACCAAACCCAGCTCACACGGGATTTGGAGGGAACGTTCCACTACGACCACAACCACTGGATCCACTTCAGACAG aaAATCGAACCGTTTGCCAGCAGTTGCAGTGGGGCCATCGCCTCCCTTCAGGAGTCCATCAGCACACTGAGCAAACGTGGCAACATGAAGACGTCAAAG GAGGTGTCTGAGGCGATGGACCAGCAGAGGCATCTTATGAAGCGCGTGCTGGATGACAACCGTCTAAACAGACTGCGCCTAGAGGGAGGAACTGTGTTAGCCCGCATCAGGAAGGAAGAGGCCTGTGAGAATGAAATCTACAG GGACACTATAGACGGATTAAATGCGCTGTACAACCAAGTAGATGAAGAGGTTCACGAGCTTGTGATCCTCTCCAACAAGTCTCAGAAACAGTTGGAGAGCCTGCTGGAGGTGCGCAAGTTTGAGGAGCAAACACAACAG ATCAAACTGTGGTTCAGCGTAGAGGGGGAGAAGCAACTCGCACCTATTGACTCTCTAAATCTGTCTGTGACCAAAATCAAGGAGATGAGAGAGAGCTTGGAAAACTTTCTGGAGGAATCTGTG CGCCAACAGAGACATGGCCTGCGGCTTGTGAAAGAGTCTCCAGAGTCTCTTCCAGGCTCTGCTCTCTTTGAGTTTAAGCAGCATCTGGGCTCCATTTTAAGCAGAGTCGAGCAGAGGAAGGCCCACCTTGACATCCTGAGCAACCTTTATGAATTCTATGACTCA GCAAACCAGTGGATGGAACATtgtgaggattattttcatcaccTCAACTTGGACAGCTCAGGTGTTTCGCCGTCTGTGGTGCAGGTGCTGCAGGATTACTGCAGCGAGGCGTCCAAGTTCTCCATGGACAACTTCAGCACCCTCAATGACATGGTGCTGTCACTGGAGAGTCCTCAGCAGCTGGAGCAGTGGAACACAGTGTGGCACCAGTGTCAGCAAACCAAACAGCAACTAGAGGAGACTTTGGCCCAAGCCATGACACCAGCACTGACCTCCACAGCTGTAGAGATGATGGCTTCCTTAAAAACTGCCGAGAGTCAGATCGGCACAGCAGAACAACATAACGGTGATAGTTGTGTGGTTTTACCGGGGCCGATGACGCCCTTGTCTTTTGAGGATAACAGGCCTCATTCTGCTGGGCCTTTCTCCAAAAGCCCCTCCAGTTCAATCTCCTCCTCCACGCACTTCACGTTCCCTCCAGACTCTGACAGCAAACTGAGGCGGAGCCCGTCCATGTTCGACGACACGGACAGCGACTGCACCATCGACTCGACCATATCCTGTCACTCGGAGCCCGTCTACTCCGGAGCCTCCCGCCTCCGCAAGCAGCCGATGAAGAAGATCATGAAGAAGACCATGAGCTACGAGCTGACGCCGCGGGACACCGGGCACTCGGATGTCAGCCACATTCACGGATATACGGGCGTCTACATCAAGGGTTTGGAGGTGGCGAACAatgtgtctgcagagaagaagctGCAGAGGCCGGATGTGATGAGCCCAGCGTTAGGACGGAGCCGCAGCATGTCCACACCGTCCAGGGTTCATAACAGACGCAGCGACGGAGACGGAAAGAAACAGAGCAG TAAAGTGCAGCACATCATGGATGAGATGATCTCCACAGAGAGGGAGTATGTGCGCTCACTCAGCTACATCATCGAGCACTACTTCCCTGAGATGGAGCGTCTGGATCTGCCCCAGGACCTGCGGGGGAAGCGCAGCATCATTTTCGGGAACGTGGAGAAACTGTGGGACTTCCACACTCAGTATATCCTGAAAGAGCTGGAGTCGTGCGCTCACTCCCCGCTGTCCATCAGTAGCTGTTTTCTCAGACAC GAGGATCAGTTTGGAATGTATGCTCTGTACAGCAAGAATAAGCCCCAGTCTGACGCTCTGCTCAGCAGCCATGGGAATGAATTCTTTAAG AATAAGCAGATGGAGCTGGGGGACAAGATGGACCTGGCGTCCTACTTGCTGAAGCCCATCCAGAGGATGAGTAAATACGCCCTGTTGCTGAAAGACCTGATAAAAGAGTGCAGCCAGTCTCAGGAGCAGGAGTTGAAGGACCTGCGCACTGCAGAGGAGTTAGTCAAGTTCCAGCTTCGCCACGGCAACGACCTGCTGGCTATGGATGCCATTCGGGGCTGTGAT GTGAACCTAAAAGAGCAGGGTCAACTCCGCTGCCAGGATGAGTTCATAGTCTGGTGTGGACGGAGGAAATACCTCCGCCACGTCTTCTTGTTTGAAGACCTCATCCTTTTCAGCAAGACCAAGAAGATCGAGGGAGGATATGACTTTTACATCTACAAACAGTCCTTCAAA ACAGCAGAGATAGGCATGACTGAAAATGTTGGCGACAGCGGCCTGCGCTTTGAGATCTGGTTCCGTCGGAGGAAGTCACAGGACACGTTCATACTTCAAGCCAGCTCGGCAGAGGTCAAGGCTGTGTGGACCGCCATCATTGGAAAGATCCTCTGGAGGCAGGCACTCAGAAACAGAG AGTTGCGCATGCAGGAAATGGTTTCTATGGGGATTGGAAGCAAACCTTTCATGGACATCAAGCCAAGTGATGCAGCTATCAGTGACAGATCCATTGACTATATAATGAAAGGGTCAG aGTCCAGGACGAGAGCCTCCATCGCCGTGTCCTCATTTGAGCACTGCTCTTCATTCAAGAGACCACACTCCACCATCTCTAACagcagcacctcctcctccagcagccaGTCGTCGTCCTCCCTTCTGGGCTCGCTCAATCTCCACCTGTGCTCGGCCCCCTCACATCCGCACACGCATCCATACTCCGGTGTTCCCTCCTTTGCCCAGTGGCCCTACGACTGTATAGAGGAGGACGAGCTGGAGCAGGACACTGGGAGCCAACCTTCTATGA TCATTGAGAGCTCAGAGACGTCCTCCCGCTGCACGTCCAGTGAGAGTGTAGCAGGGCTCAGTACACTCCCCATACCTGTGCACCCTAACATGGTCATGGACTCCTACAACAACAATGAGCCCTCCTCGTTCCTGTGCTCCTCCACACCTCCCTCTTCCAGAACGTCTCCTTCGATATTCCAGAAAGACGAAGACCTCCAGCCACAAGGCACCAAGTTCATCACAGCA AGGAAGATCTCTCATGTAGCAGTAGGCCTTTCTACTGTGGTCTGA